The segment GCTGGCCTGATACTTCGCGGTGAAGCCCGTCGCCACCGTGCCCGGATGCAGGCAGACCACGACGGCCCGCGGGTGGCTGCGCGCCACCTCGATCGCCGCGGTATGGATCAGCTGGTTCAGCGCCGCCTTCGCCGCGCGGTAGCCGTACCAGCCGCCCAGCGCATTGTCGCCGATCGAGCCCACCCGCGCCGAAAGCGCGGCAAAGCGCAGCACCCGGTCCTTCGGCATCAGCCGCAGCGCGTGTTTCAGCACCAGCGCGGGCCCGATGGCATTCAGGGCGAACTGCGCCGCCAGCGCGCCCGCATTAAGCGCGCGCAGCGTCTTTTCCGGTCCAGCCCCGCCGATTTCCAGCGCGCCGGTCGCCACGATGATCCGGTCGAACCCCGGCTCCAGCGCGCCCAGCAGCCGCGCCACCGACGCCTCGTCGGTCACGTCCAGCCCGTCGGCCGACCGCGACAGCCCCTGCACCTCTGCCCCGCGCGCCGTCAGCACCCGCACCAGCGCCGCCCCGATCCCGCCCGAGGCCCCGACCACCAGCGCCCGTTCGCTCCGCTCTGCCATCACGCGGCGCAGCCCGGCGCCCGGATCAGCCCGCGCTGCAGCAACAGGCCGATCACCGCCGCGCCATAGCGGGCATTGCCATGCACCCCGTCTGGCAGAAG is part of the Paracoccaceae bacterium Fryx2 genome and harbors:
- a CDS encoding SDR family NAD(P)-dependent oxidoreductase, encoding MAERSERALVVGASGGIGAALVRVLTARGAEVQGLSRSADGLDVTDEASVARLLGALEPGFDRIIVATGALEIGGAGPEKTLRALNAGALAAQFALNAIGPALVLKHALRLMPKDRVLRFAALSARVGSIGDNALGGWYGYRAAKAALNQLIHTAAIEVARSHPRAVVVCLHPGTVATGFTAKYQASHPAIAPDEAAAALLAVMDGLTPAESGGFFDGTGRRIVW